Within the Fusarium keratoplasticum isolate Fu6.1 chromosome 1, whole genome shotgun sequence genome, the region GAGGCCAGCACACTTGGAGGTGGGCTACCGGGGGGAGTTGTCGATTCGTCTGCAGCGTCACAATGGTTAGATGGGATATCCTCTCCTCAagcagcacagcagcagcgtcaAGGTGCAGACCCTGACGTGATGCCGTCCGAGGGACAACGTACTCTGTGGTGGTGCATTGAGCTTTTCCTTGAAAGACTCAATCATTGGCATGGGGAACGTCTGTCCCTTCTCCCAGATATCAAGAAGCTTCTTAATCTTTTCCTGCACGCCGCGCGATATGTGAGTTACGATCCAAACAAGACGAGACGATACGGGACCGAGTAGGTCATGAAACGAGACGGGCTCGTAGCAGCGCCTTTGAGGGCGCTCCACGGATTGCGGCACATGGTACTCGATGCCAGCTACAGAAGGGTAATGTTGCAATGCAAGTTTCAAAGATGCGTACCTTTTGTTCCTCCGGGGCGGTTTGCAGGATGTCATTCATCAAAACGGGCATGAGTTCCGTCACTCGATGGACGCCAGCGGCATAGGTTCCATCCTGGGCAGAGCTGTTTATTGCCTGTGCCTGAGCCTTGGCCTGTTCGAGCCATTTCCGGGTTACAGAGTCTACGACGTAGAGTACCCCCAACTTGTGTGTTCCTGGAGCCTTCTTGAAGTGTGTGTAGATCTTTTGGATGAGAACCGATTCGGACTGTGCAAGCAAGACGAGTCAGAGGCTGCGGAGCAAACACGAGAAGCAGCTTGGTGGAGAATCTTACCTGGATGTTGGACACGCAGAGCGATGTCAGGCTGGTGATGCGAGATCCGGAAACGCCTGGCGGCTTTAGGTTGAGCATTGCCTGGAGGCCGACCTCCAGATCCGCGACTGCGGACGCCATGTTGTCAGGAACTGTAGTCGCCGACGAGCTACGCGCGATGCCTCAATATGCACTCCAGGGAAGACGAGATCCGGAGCGGAGATGTCCAGATATGGGCGAAACCACGCCTTGGCGGAAGCCTGTAGCACGGGAGAGCAGAGACGAGAAGAGATTTCCCCAGTGCGGTGTTTCTTTTTTGGCCGCGTTGTTTGGTACGAAAGTTCAGAACCCTTTTACGCGATCGCGACTGGTGAAGTGTACGAGAGCAAAAAGTCTGCGTTGCAGATACGAAGAAGGCAGACCTCAGGAGTACGGTACGGTACGACTTGCGCGAGAGAAAAGCTCTTCTACTGTTGCGTCAGGAGCGCGACGAGGTCACAAGATGCTGAGTGATCTGCAGCGGCGAAAGCCAACCAGACCGTCTAACAGATGGCCGTCAGTACTAGACAATGTCGAGAAAAGTGCACAAGAATAGAGCGCCGATGCTGGCTGCTGTTGCCTTGAtgggcgtcgtcgtcgttgatGCTGTGTCTGATGGTCGTCGTgaggtgacgatgatggagtgatgaagagggaggaagaaaaggtgATGCGAGGAGTATGACAGGTGGAGCACGTGTTGAGAGCCGCGGTTGGTCAGAGGCAGCCTTCGTTCTCCCACTTGCCGCGGTTTCTCCGAAACGGCACCTGAGGCAGCTCAGGTGTGAAAATCTTGCAGCTTGTTTGAGGTGGGGGGGAGTGGTCACGTGAATTATAGACGGGCTGTTACTCAAAGGGTAGTTGCGCCGTATATCCGCGTTGATGCCGAGAGACGCCTCTTTTGGCGATCGATCCAGCACTGACTAACAGATTaacaacaacgacaaacTACGGCCCTGCAAAGGGGAAGGCAATCCCGTCAAAGCGCGAATTTCGGCCGAGCCTGCCTACGAGGTaaagacaagagagaagTGCGTTGTTTTAATAGCGCTCGGTCATCGGTCACCGAAGAGAAAAGAGCCAAGGATGTCCTGGACAGCCTGGACGGCCTGGGCCACAAGGCGCCCCGTGAGACGCATGGCTGATAATTAATAATGGAATCGCACAGGACAGGGCCCACGATACACGACGAGCGTCTCTGTTGGAGACAGGCAAGCGCGGAGGCAACAAGTAAAAGCCAATTGATTACCGAGTTCAGGGAGGTTGGAGGAATAGCCGATAATGACGACTTATCTGCGACTGCGAGACTGCCGAGCTGACCGGGTGATCGGAGACCCTGTCCTGGAACCAGTGCCTGCCGACAATCAGGGCACGACATTTTCAGATCGGATTGGGGGAACGTCTGTCTCTTTTAGACTACGGCAGCTAGGACAATCGGAGAACGTGAGGGGCAATCGAGAGCTCGCTTCTCCTCACGGTCAGCCAGCTACGCTGGATGGGATAGCTGTCCGGATGGAGGGGACTTCGGCACTCCGAGCCAGCGCCGCAGGGCCCTTCGGAGGCCCGGCGGCGGCAATGGGGTACGGGAGATCCGGACGCCCTCCACTCCAAGATTGTCCACACAACGTGCTTGGCTGCTTGCTCTGGGCCCGCCGCTGGGGGCCATGGAGGGCGGGATTGGCCAGCCATTCGACGAGCTCCGTCACGTCCACGCTGCTTCCCTGCGACGTTAGCAGGAACCCATCTGACGTCAAAGCCAAACCGCGACGCTACGTCGCAGCAGGACGACATATGGCCGAGGTCCCCCGAAGCATGAACGAAGGAGAACATCTCCACTTCTTCGTTCGAAAGGGGCGGGCAGTGCTCTTATCAATTCTCGGTCTGCCAATGGAGCCCAGAGGCATAACCGAAAAATGATGGAGCAGGACGGGATGCCCTCCAGTGGTTGCTGCACCCCGGGCGCAAACAGGATGTACCGGTACGGCGCAGTTGAGTACTGTaggttgtcatgatggagtcgCGAGGGCAACGCAACGGGGGGACCTGGTTAGCAAGATCTTGAATGCACCGTCacgtttcttcttctgcccCGGCGAGTCTCGCTACGGCAAGCTCCTGAGCTGCGCTGCACTGCGTAGGATTACGTAGGATGGAATGCTCACATTTTTTTTCTGGGAGAGTACACGAACACCCTCCTGTTCCTCAGGGCTGCAGGCGCAAGCCCTCAAGATCCagccctcctccctctccctttGCCGACAGGCCAACACACACAAACCCCAGACGGGAAACCGCTGGAAAGCTGTTGGGGCCGCGTCTCGGTCACTTGGGGGACGGCGTCGAATTGGAGGAGGCGTCGAGGGGCAGACCAGATGGATTGGACGGAAATTTTGGGGCTTGCAGGTTGGGGGTGGTGCAGCCGCGGCAATAATCCTTGACTGAGGACTGTGCAACCTcactaaaaaaaaaaaacagagACAGCAAGGAGGGCAGGTGGACATGTAGGTCCGGGACAGAGAGGTCAGGAAAAGTCGGTAGCAATTGATGACGGAATGGGGAGCTAGGCACGTCAGAGGAGGGAGGTCTGTATGGCTCGGTAACAGCCTAGCGAGACGAGGGATTGGATGCCATCATGGATCGGATTGGATTGAACTGGGCTGGGCGCAAATTCTCCTACTGTACGTGCAACGAAATGATACAAGATACATTTCCTCATCTGGTACTCTGTCAAGGTGTCCCCGCGAAGGCCAGTTCCGCAACCCATGCCCTGGATGGCCTTGGAGGGCACTCACTGGCTGTCCCCAGAAACCCCCCCTTGCAAATCGGCTGCAGCATGACCAAAGAAAAGAGGCAGCCCTGAGGCCCAGTGACAGAGGGAGGGAAAAAATTGCCTAGACCCCTGTAGCATGCCCGTCCCTGGGAGAAACCTGCAATTCCCGCCCCGCAAGTCCCGTTACCTGGCGCTCCACGCTGCGCTGCTGAGCTCCGCTCTACGGGGCCTTGGCTGTCTCCATGCTTCACGGGCCCCGTCCCCCCGGCCCCCGAGGTAGGttgagaggaggaggaggcgtTGAGAGGGTCACGGGCAGCCAAGTACTGTACGTAGGTGTGCTGTAGGTGTAGGTGTATGGATCAATGGTAATGTCTTCGGCCGGGGCGGGACATGCCTGAACCAAAAAAGCAGgtattttttttctcctctgGCTCCCGTCCAGGTCGAACCTGCGCCTTTTTATTAACCTCGTCCTCCCCTTAAACCTtttctcccctcctctcatataccgtcctcttcctctcccggCACCTCCGCCActtgatctgttcctcttctttgcaTCATCACATCCCCTCACAATGGCTTCTGTTACCCGTCTCAGCAACGCTGCCCTGCGGGCTACCCTCCGCTCCTCTCCCGTCAATGGCTCTGCCTTTAACGCTGTGCGATGCTACTCTGCCAAGACCCAGGTAAGCTTGCTGTCCCCGAGCTCAATGGCTCTCTGTATGTGTGCGCGGCAGACGCTGACAGTGATCCCTCATAGACCCTGAAGGAGCGATTCGCCGAGCTGCTGCCCGAGAAGATtgagcaggtcaaggccctccGAAAGTCAGTCGCATTCCCCTCCCTCGGCTTATTGTTGGCCGACGCTCGGCCATGTTCGGAGCTTGAAGCACGGGCATGTGCTTTCAGCGCCGGCATAGCATGTGAGCAGCAAAAATATTGAGCACTCGAGCTGACATGCATGTACAGGGAGCATGGCTCCAAGgttgttgacaaggtcaCCCTCGACCAGGTCTACGGTGGTGCCCGtggcatcaaggccctcgtCTGGGAGGGTTCCGTCCTCGACGCTGAGGAGGGTATCCGATTCCGTGGCAAGACCATCCCCGAGTGCCAGGAGGTTCTCCCCAAGGCTCCCGGTGGCAAGGAGCCTCTTCCTGAGGGTGAGTAGACATGTGTTGTGTATGTGCGCGTCCCATTGTGTGCTGACGTCGAACCCTTCAGGTCTCTTCTGGCTTCTCCTGACCGGCGAGGTCCCCACCGAGCAGCAGGTCCGCGACCTCTCCGCCGAGTGGGCTGCCCGCTCCGACCTCCCCAAGttcgtcgaggagctcatcgaccaCTGCCCGACCGACCTCCACCCCATGGCCCAGTTCTCTCTGGCCGTGACCGCTCTCGAGCACACCTCCAGCTTCGCCAAGGCCTACGCCAAGGGTATCAACAAGAAGGAGTACTGGGGCTACACCTTTGAGGACTCTATGGACCTCATTGCCAAGCTCCCCAACATTGCTTCGCGCATCTACCAGAACGTCTTCAAGGGTGGCAAGGTCGCTCCCATccagaaggacaaggactaCTCCTTCAACTTTGCTAACCAGCTCGGCTTCGGCGACAACGCTGACTTTGTTGAGCTCATGCGTCTGTACCTGACCATCCACACTGACCACGAGGGTGGCAACGTCTCTGCCCACACCACCCACCTCGTCGGCAGCGCTCTCAGCTCTCCCTTCCTCTCCCTGGCTGCCGGTCTCAACGGTCTTGCCGGTCCCCTGCACGGCCTGGCCAACCAGGAGGTGCTCAACTGGCTTaccgagatgaagaagtcgatTGGCGACGACCTcagcgacaaggccatcaccGATTACCTCTGGTCCACCCTCAACGCCGGCCGTGTCGTTCCCGGCTACGGCCACGCCGTCCTCCGCAAGACTGACCCCCGCTACACCGCTCAGCGCACCTTTGCCCAGCAGAAGATGCCCGACGACCCCATGTTCAAGCTCGTCAGCCAGGTCTACAAGATCGCCCCCAAGGTCCTCACCGAGCacg harbors:
- a CDS encoding Citrate synthase: MASVTRLSNAALRATLRSSPVNGSAFNAVRCYSAKTQTLKERFAELLPEKIEQVKALRKEHGSKVVDKVTLDQVYGGARGIKALVWEGSVLDAEEGIRFRGKTIPECQEVLPKAPGGKEPLPEGLFWLLLTGEVPTEQQVRDLSAEWAARSDLPKFVEELIDHCPTDLHPMAQFSLAVTALEHTSSFAKAYAKGINKKEYWGYTFEDSMDLIAKLPNIASRIYQNVFKGGKVAPIQKDKDYSFNFANQLGFGDNADFVELMRLYLTIHTDHEGGNVSAHTTHLVGSALSSPFLSLAAGLNGLAGPLHGLANQEVLNWLTEMKKSIGDDLSDKAITDYLWSTLNAGRVVPGYGHAVLRKTDPRYTAQRTFAQQKMPDDPMFKLVSQVYKIAPKVLTEHGKTKNPYPNVDAHSGVLLQYYGLTEANYYTVLFGVSRAIGVLPQLIIDRAFGAPIERPKSFSTEKWIELVKKL